The Stigmatella aurantiaca DW4/3-1 genome contains the following window.
GAGTTCGCGGAGGTCATTTGAGCCCAATGCGCACCATGGACGCCATCGTCATCCGCAATCTCGTCAAGAGCTTCCGAAAGAGCACCGTCCGGCGCGAATACACGACCATCAAGTCGGAGCTGGTGCGGTGGTTGATGCGCCGGAAGGAGCGGGGCGAGAAGACCTCCATTGAGGCGCTGCGCGGAATCGATTTGGTCATCCCCCGGGGCAAGACGGTGGGAATCCTGGGGCGCAATGGCTCCGGCAAGAGCACGCTGCTCAAGCTGATGACGGGCATCTACGCGCCCACCTCGGGGAGCATCGAGATCAACGGACGGGTCTCCGCGCTGCTGGATCTCGGGGCGGGGTTCCACCCGGACTTCTCGGGCCGGGAGAACATCCTCATCAACGGCATCATCCTGGGCATGTCCCGGGCCGAGGTCCGCGCGAGGATGGATGACATCATCGCCTTCAGCGAGCTGGGGGACTTCGTCGACGAGCCGGTGCGCACGTACTCGAGCGGCATGTACATGCGGCTGGCGTTCTCCGTGGCCACCCACGTGGATCCGGACATCCTCATCGTCGACGAGATTCTCGCCGTGGGGGACGAGCACTTCGGCAAGAAGAGCCTGGCGAAGATGATGGAGTTCAAGAAGGCCGGTAAGACCATCGTCCTCGTGACGCATGACATGGGGACCATCGAGCGGTGGTGTGACACGGCCGCGTGGCTCGATGCGGGGCGCATTCGCCGCGTCGGCACGCCGGAGGAAGTCGTTCAGGACTATCGCCGCGCCGTGGCCCTGGCCGAGGAGCAATCCAAGGTGATGGTCCCCGCCGCCATCGCCGCCGATGGCGGCGCCCTGCCCACGCTGGAGGCTTCGAAGGAAGCGGAGTCCTCCGCCGAGCCTGTGCTGAAGATCGCCGCCGTGCGCCTCACCGGCCGAGAAGGCGCGGAGGCGAAGCAGGTGGACACCGAAGAGGGGCTCTCGTTCCACGTGGACTTCACGGCATTCCGGCTCGTGGAGGACGTGGACTTCGTCGTCGCGCTCCGGCGGGCGGATGGCTTGCTCGTGTATCAGACGAGCACCGTGGCCGAGGCGCTTCACCTGCCCCTGCCGCTGGCCAAGAAGGGCTCGTTGGTGTTGCTCATCGAGCGGATGGGGTTGACGGCCGGCGACTACACCTTTGACGTCTCCGCGCGCTCCCGTTCGGGGGAGTGCTATGACGTGCGTCGCGGCGTCTGCCCGTTCACGGTGCGCTCGGCCATCTCGGATGAGGGCGTCGCGCGGCCGCTGCACCGCTGGCGTGTGGAGAGTGAGGGCGCCGCCAGGCTCGAGCTTTTGCCGAGGTGGGTTGGCTCGTGACGGCGGGAGGGCCTGGAAGGAGCGCCACGCTCTGGGTCGGTGTTGTTCTCTACGAAAATACGCCTCGCGAGCTGGAGCGGCTGTGCGCGGCATTGCAGCTGAACCGAGAGATGCCGGGCGCCCCCCTGTTCCGGACCGTCTGGTGGGACAACTCCCCGTCCGATGGGCTGCGCGCGGAGCTGGCGCGGCTTGCCCCGGAGGATGACTACCACTTTCAAGGTGAGAACCTCGGCTTTGGCGCGGCCCACAACCGATTGATGCGGGAAGCCTTCGCCGCTCCTTCGACGCGCTCCTACGTGTGCCTCAACCCGGATGGGATTCCGCACCCGCGCTGTCTCGCGGAGCTGGAGGCGGAGGCGGCCCGGCCCGGGAAGACGGGGCTCGTCGAGGCACGCCTGTTTCCGGATGAGCATCCCAAGCCCTATGGGCCGGTGACGCATGAGACGCCCTGGTGCTCGGGGTGCATGTTGCTCGTGACCCGGCCGCTGTACCAAGAGGTGGGCGGCTTCGACGAGCGCTTCTTCATGTACTGCGAGGACGTGGACCTCTCCTGGCGTGCCCGTGCCGCGGGCTTCTCCATCCGCGTGGCCCCCCGGGCGCTCATCCACCACTACACCGTGGACCGGCCGCTGACGCCGGGGCGCGAGCGCAGCGTCCGCCGCAGCGCAGCGCTGCTGGGGGCCAAGTACGGGGACGCGGCGTTCACCCGGGACCGGGTCGCCGAGTATGTGGCCCTGGGCGGCGAGCCGTTCGCCTGGCCCACCGTGGCCCGGCCCGAGGCTCCCCTGGCGCGGATTTCCGACTTCCGGCACCTCTACACATTCGCGGAGTCACGATGGTGAACACTCTTGGCAAGGCCCTGGAAGACATGAAGGTGGTTGAGCCTCTGCGTGCCTTCGTGCTGGGGCGCGTGGTGCAGGGGAGCCGTGTCGCCCTGTTTGGGGGAGAAGGAGGATTGGCCCAGGCGCTGACCTCTGCGGGGTGCTCGGTCTGGGCCGGGGGCGCGTCCGAGCTGGAGGCGTTGCAGCGCTTTGCTCCGACGCATGTCGTCTTGACGGGAAACTCCCAGCAAGAGGGGCTTGAGTATCTGGCGAGCGCCATCCTGGCGGTGTTCCCGGCGGTGGAAGTGCTCCTGGGCTTCGCCAATGCCGGGGCCGCCAGTGCACTGCTCGCCACCTTGCTGGAAGGGGTTCCTGGACGCACGGGGCCCTCCGAGGTGGGGTTCCGGCGCAGCCTCTCCACCTGCGGCCTGCGCGTGGTGCATCGGGAGGCGCACTCCTTGGATGCTCGAACGGGGACGCTCGCCCCGGCAACCGAGAAGGCCCTCCGCCAGCTCTTGAGTGAGCTCGAACCTGGGGCGGGTGATGACGTGGTCCTGTATGCCCTGCGCCGCGCTCCCGTGGCCGCTGTGGCACCGGCCCGGACGCCTGACCTGCTGAGCGTGGTGCTCTGGTGTGGTCCCGGCCAGCGTCACCAACTCGACGAGGCCGTGCTTTCCCTCACGTGCCAGCGCTACCGGCCGTTCGAGATTCTCCTGGTGGAGCCCGAGGAGGCGGGGGCTGACGCGGAGGAAGCGGTGCGGACGCTGGAGCGGTACCGGCGCATCGAGGATTTCCCGTTCCAGCACGTGCGAGGCCCTCCAGGAGAGTTGATGGACAAGGCGGTCCATCAAGCCCGGGGGCAATACCTGGCCTTCTTCGAGGCCTCTGGGCTCGTTTATCCCGGGCATTTCGAGAACCTTGTGCAGGCGCTGCGGGGGAGCGAGGCCGCATGGGCAGTGTCG
Protein-coding sequences here:
- a CDS encoding ABC transporter ATP-binding protein, with protein sequence MRTMDAIVIRNLVKSFRKSTVRREYTTIKSELVRWLMRRKERGEKTSIEALRGIDLVIPRGKTVGILGRNGSGKSTLLKLMTGIYAPTSGSIEINGRVSALLDLGAGFHPDFSGRENILINGIILGMSRAEVRARMDDIIAFSELGDFVDEPVRTYSSGMYMRLAFSVATHVDPDILIVDEILAVGDEHFGKKSLAKMMEFKKAGKTIVLVTHDMGTIERWCDTAAWLDAGRIRRVGTPEEVVQDYRRAVALAEEQSKVMVPAAIAADGGALPTLEASKEAESSAEPVLKIAAVRLTGREGAEAKQVDTEEGLSFHVDFTAFRLVEDVDFVVALRRADGLLVYQTSTVAEALHLPLPLAKKGSLVLLIERMGLTAGDYTFDVSARSRSGECYDVRRGVCPFTVRSAISDEGVARPLHRWRVESEGAARLELLPRWVGS
- a CDS encoding glycosyltransferase family 2 protein produces the protein MGWLVTAGGPGRSATLWVGVVLYENTPRELERLCAALQLNREMPGAPLFRTVWWDNSPSDGLRAELARLAPEDDYHFQGENLGFGAAHNRLMREAFAAPSTRSYVCLNPDGIPHPRCLAELEAEAARPGKTGLVEARLFPDEHPKPYGPVTHETPWCSGCMLLVTRPLYQEVGGFDERFFMYCEDVDLSWRARAAGFSIRVAPRALIHHYTVDRPLTPGRERSVRRSAALLGAKYGDAAFTRDRVAEYVALGGEPFAWPTVARPEAPLARISDFRHLYTFAESRW
- a CDS encoding glycosyltransferase family A protein; its protein translation is MVNTLGKALEDMKVVEPLRAFVLGRVVQGSRVALFGGEGGLAQALTSAGCSVWAGGASELEALQRFAPTHVVLTGNSQQEGLEYLASAILAVFPAVEVLLGFANAGAASALLATLLEGVPGRTGPSEVGFRRSLSTCGLRVVHREAHSLDARTGTLAPATEKALRQLLSELEPGAGDDVVLYALRRAPVAAVAPARTPDLLSVVLWCGPGQRHQLDEAVLSLTCQRYRPFEILLVEPEEAGADAEEAVRTLERYRRIEDFPFQHVRGPPGELMDKAVHQARGQYLAFFEASGLVYPGHFENLVQALRGSEAAWAVSRAFLRVSRTVPAHEDYVETKIPFPLGDHLELAQLRQHPWLLNALLIDRSRIANVSLHVPDPTQGQAATLPWRLMALFEPVFLNGLATCEQRVPEGTPLALEESVGPLGILRSIDALEQMVSRARTAGQSAKDLRHRALDELDARLRKGAPWLHGMLRRTASRLLK